In Populus nigra chromosome 10, ddPopNigr1.1, whole genome shotgun sequence, the following proteins share a genomic window:
- the LOC133705088 gene encoding amino-acid permease BAT1 homolog isoform X1 — translation MGGGTTDPNEDTAGVYLPLRNDDGIVNDSGDSRLKQLGYKQELSRTLSLIANFSVTFSIVSVLTGLTTMYSSGLTYGGPVTMVYGWPVVGMLTLTVGMSMAEICSAYPTSGGLYFWSARLCGQDWGPLASWLTGWNKIRMTIKLVKCNILD, via the exons ATGGGAGGCGGAACGACAGATCCGAATGAAGATACAGCAGGTGTTTATCTCCCCCTTCGGAATGACGATGGCATTGTTAATGATTCGGGTGACAGTCGATTGAAACAGCTGGGTTACAAGCAAGAACTTAGCCGTACCCTCTC GCTAATTGCAAATTTCTCAGTGACCTTCTCCATTGTGTCAGTCCTCACTGGTCTGACAACGATGTACAGTTCGGGTCTAACCTATGGCGGGCCAGTTACGATGGTATATGGGTGGCCGGTAGTGGGTATGCTGACCCTCACCGTGGGGATGTCAATGGCCGAGATTTGCTCTGCTTATCCCACTTCTGGAGGGCTTTACTTTTGGAGTGCAAGGCTTTGTGGCCAAGATTGGGGGCCTCTTGCTTCTTGGCTCACTGGCTG GAACAAAATCAGGATGACGATCAAACTCGTTAAATGCAACATCTTGGATTGA
- the LOC133704886 gene encoding lipid phosphate phosphatase 2-like isoform X1, translating into MAWSNMFSYFSFPNFYRIFQGRVRSAEMGTHTIKSHGTKVARDHMLDWLILLLLVLIEVILYLIHPFYRFVGRAMMTDLIYPVKENTVPAWSVPMYTVFLPIAVFLLFYTRRKDVYDLHHSILGLLFSVLITAVITDAIKNAVGRPRPDFFWRCFPDGNELYNRWGNAVCHGRESDIREGHKSFPSGHTSWSFAGLGFLSIYLSGKIKAFDQKGHVAKLCIVFFPLLIASLVGISRVDDYGHHWQDVFAGGLLGLVVAAFCYAQLFPPPYNDEGWGPYEYFRALEESRSNTNSRESVNELDVQPMSLAVVSPQVRKHGNEFAALEDLESGRR; encoded by the exons ATGGCGTGGAGTAATATGttctcatatttttctttccCGAATTTCTATCGTATCTTTCAG ggCAGAGTGAGGTCGGCAGAGATGGGTACACACACTATCAAATCTCATGGAACCAAAGTTGCGAGGGATCACATGCTGGATTGGCTTATTCTACTGCTACTTGTGTTGATTGAGGTCATTCTCTATTTAATCCATCCATTTTACCGATTTGTGGGGAGGGCTATGATGACTGACCTGATATATCCCGTGAAAGAAAACACAGTGCCTGCATGGAGTGTTCCT ATGTACACAGTTTTTTTGCCCATtgctgttttccttttattctaTACGCGAAGGAAAGATGTCTATGATCTGCATCACAGCATCTTAG GCCTCTTATTTTCTGTGCTGATTACTGCGGTCATCACGGATGCAATAAAAAATGCAGTTGGCCGGCCTCGACCAGACTTCTTTTGGCGCTGCTTTCCTGATGGGAATGAA CTCTATAATCGATGGGGAAATGCAGTATGTCATGGTAGAGAAAGTGACATTAGGGAAGGACATAAGAGTTTCCCAAGCGGCCATACTTCTT GGTCCTTTGCTGGATTAGGTTTTCTCTCAATTTACTTATCTGGGAAAATCAAAGcatttgatcagaaagggcACGTGGCAAAGCTGtgcattgtttttttccctctgcTTATTGCATCTCTTGTAGGCATCTCTCGAGTTGATGATTACGGGCATCATTGGCAGGATGTGTTCGCTGGAGGCCTTCTAG GGCTGGTTGTGGCCGCATTCTGCTATGCACAGTTATTCCCACCCCCATATAATGATGAAG GATGGGGACCTTATGAATATTTCAGAGCTCTGGAGGAGTCACGTTCCAATACAAATTCAAGGGAGTCTGTGAATGAACTTGACGTGCAGCCCATGAGTTTAGCCGTTGTGAGTCCGCAAGTCAGGAAACACGGAAACGAGTTTGCTGCTTTGGAGGATTTGGAATCCGGTAGGAGGTGA
- the LOC133704886 gene encoding putative lipid phosphate phosphatase 3, chloroplastic isoform X3, giving the protein MGTHTIKSHGTKVARDHMLDWLILLLLVLIEVILYLIHPFYRFVGRAMMTDLIYPVKENTVPAWSVPMYTVFLPIAVFLLFYTRRKDVYDLHHSILGLLFSVLITAVITDAIKNAVGRPRPDFFWRCFPDGNELYNRWGNAVCHGRESDIREGHKSFPSGHTSWSFAGLGFLSIYLSGKIKAFDQKGHVAKLCIVFFPLLIASLVGISRVDDYGHHWQDVFAGGLLGLVVAAFCYAQLFPPPYNDEGWGPYEYFRALEESRSNTNSRESVNELDVQPMSLAVVSPQVRKHGNEFAALEDLESGRR; this is encoded by the exons ATGGGTACACACACTATCAAATCTCATGGAACCAAAGTTGCGAGGGATCACATGCTGGATTGGCTTATTCTACTGCTACTTGTGTTGATTGAGGTCATTCTCTATTTAATCCATCCATTTTACCGATTTGTGGGGAGGGCTATGATGACTGACCTGATATATCCCGTGAAAGAAAACACAGTGCCTGCATGGAGTGTTCCT ATGTACACAGTTTTTTTGCCCATtgctgttttccttttattctaTACGCGAAGGAAAGATGTCTATGATCTGCATCACAGCATCTTAG GCCTCTTATTTTCTGTGCTGATTACTGCGGTCATCACGGATGCAATAAAAAATGCAGTTGGCCGGCCTCGACCAGACTTCTTTTGGCGCTGCTTTCCTGATGGGAATGAA CTCTATAATCGATGGGGAAATGCAGTATGTCATGGTAGAGAAAGTGACATTAGGGAAGGACATAAGAGTTTCCCAAGCGGCCATACTTCTT GGTCCTTTGCTGGATTAGGTTTTCTCTCAATTTACTTATCTGGGAAAATCAAAGcatttgatcagaaagggcACGTGGCAAAGCTGtgcattgtttttttccctctgcTTATTGCATCTCTTGTAGGCATCTCTCGAGTTGATGATTACGGGCATCATTGGCAGGATGTGTTCGCTGGAGGCCTTCTAG GGCTGGTTGTGGCCGCATTCTGCTATGCACAGTTATTCCCACCCCCATATAATGATGAAG GATGGGGACCTTATGAATATTTCAGAGCTCTGGAGGAGTCACGTTCCAATACAAATTCAAGGGAGTCTGTGAATGAACTTGACGTGCAGCCCATGAGTTTAGCCGTTGTGAGTCCGCAAGTCAGGAAACACGGAAACGAGTTTGCTGCTTTGGAGGATTTGGAATCCGGTAGGAGGTGA
- the LOC133704886 gene encoding putative lipid phosphate phosphatase 3, chloroplastic isoform X2 → MAWSNMFSYFSFPNFYRIFQGRVRSAEMGTHTIKSHGTKVARDHMLDWLILLLLVLIEVILYLIHPFYRFVGRAMMTDLIYPVKENTVPAWSVPMYTVFLPIAVFLLFYTRRKDVYDLHHSILGLLFSVLITAVITDAIKNAVGRPRPDFFWRCFPDGNELYNRWGNAVCHGRESDIREGHKSFPSGHTSWSFAGLGFLSIYLSGKIKAFDQKGHVAKLCIVFFPLLIASLVGISRVDDYGHHWQDVFAGGLLGLVVAAFCYAQLFPPPYNDEGNSIFTLTSCRVRSASSGHVRSSFSSSAGSFFHEKNLQRE, encoded by the exons ATGGCGTGGAGTAATATGttctcatatttttctttccCGAATTTCTATCGTATCTTTCAG ggCAGAGTGAGGTCGGCAGAGATGGGTACACACACTATCAAATCTCATGGAACCAAAGTTGCGAGGGATCACATGCTGGATTGGCTTATTCTACTGCTACTTGTGTTGATTGAGGTCATTCTCTATTTAATCCATCCATTTTACCGATTTGTGGGGAGGGCTATGATGACTGACCTGATATATCCCGTGAAAGAAAACACAGTGCCTGCATGGAGTGTTCCT ATGTACACAGTTTTTTTGCCCATtgctgttttccttttattctaTACGCGAAGGAAAGATGTCTATGATCTGCATCACAGCATCTTAG GCCTCTTATTTTCTGTGCTGATTACTGCGGTCATCACGGATGCAATAAAAAATGCAGTTGGCCGGCCTCGACCAGACTTCTTTTGGCGCTGCTTTCCTGATGGGAATGAA CTCTATAATCGATGGGGAAATGCAGTATGTCATGGTAGAGAAAGTGACATTAGGGAAGGACATAAGAGTTTCCCAAGCGGCCATACTTCTT GGTCCTTTGCTGGATTAGGTTTTCTCTCAATTTACTTATCTGGGAAAATCAAAGcatttgatcagaaagggcACGTGGCAAAGCTGtgcattgtttttttccctctgcTTATTGCATCTCTTGTAGGCATCTCTCGAGTTGATGATTACGGGCATCATTGGCAGGATGTGTTCGCTGGAGGCCTTCTAG GGCTGGTTGTGGCCGCATTCTGCTATGCACAGTTATTCCCACCCCCATATAATGATGAAG GCAATAGCATCTTTACTTTAACATCTTGTCGCGTGCGGAGTGCGTCATCTGGACATGTTAGAAGTTCGTTCTCAAGCAGTGCTGGgtcattttttcatgaaaaaaacctGCAGAGAGAGTGA
- the LOC133705088 gene encoding amino-acid permease BAT1 homolog isoform X2, with amino-acid sequence MGGGTTDPNEDTAGVYLPLRNDDGIVNDSGDSRLKQLGYKQELSRTLSLIANFSVTFSIVSVLTGLTTMYSSGLTYGGPVTMVYGWPVVGMLTLTVGMSMAEICSAYPTSGGLYFWSARLCGQDWGPLASWLTGWEVLSR; translated from the exons ATGGGAGGCGGAACGACAGATCCGAATGAAGATACAGCAGGTGTTTATCTCCCCCTTCGGAATGACGATGGCATTGTTAATGATTCGGGTGACAGTCGATTGAAACAGCTGGGTTACAAGCAAGAACTTAGCCGTACCCTCTC GCTAATTGCAAATTTCTCAGTGACCTTCTCCATTGTGTCAGTCCTCACTGGTCTGACAACGATGTACAGTTCGGGTCTAACCTATGGCGGGCCAGTTACGATGGTATATGGGTGGCCGGTAGTGGGTATGCTGACCCTCACCGTGGGGATGTCAATGGCCGAGATTTGCTCTGCTTATCCCACTTCTGGAGGGCTTTACTTTTGGAGTGCAAGGCTTTGTGGCCAAGATTGGGGGCCTCTTGCTTCTTGGCTCACTGGCTG GGAAGTATTATCTCGTTGA
- the LOC133705087 gene encoding amino-acid permease BAT1 homolog — MGLPTHTAQNGGGFLDTGTARLKELGYKQELKRDLSVFSNFAFSFSIISVLTGITTLYNTGLNLGGPVSLQYGWFIAGGFTMIVGLAMAEICSSYPTSGGLYYWSAKLAGPNWAPFASWITGWFNIVGQWAVTTSVDFSLAQLIQVIILLSTGGKNGGGYEASKYVVIAMHGGILLLHAALNSLPISLLSFFGQLAAAWNLVGVVVLTILIPLVATERASAKFVFTHFNTDNGDGINSKAYIFVLGLLMSQYTLTGYDASAHMTEETKNADKNGPKGIISAIGISVIFGWFYILGITFAVTNISYLLSEDNDAGGYAIAEIFYLAFKRRYGSGVGGIICLGVVAVAIFFCGMSSVTSNSRMAYAFSRDGAMPLSSLWHKVNNQEVPINAVWLSVVISFCMALTYLGSEVAFQAMVSIATIGLYIAYALPIFFRVTLARKSFIPGPFNLGRYGVLVGWIAVLWVATISILFSLPVTYPITNETLNYTPVAVGGLLILTISSWILSARHWFRGPVTNVES, encoded by the exons ATGGGTCTTCCAACTCATACAGCTCAAAACGGCGGCGGTTTCCTTGATACAGGCACTGCCCGTCTTAAAGAGCTTGGCTACAAACAAGAGCTTAAGCGTGATCTCTC GGTGTTTTCCAACTTTGCGTTTTCATTTTCGATCATATCAGTGCTGACTGGTATAACCACACTTTACAATACTGGTCTCAATCTTGGAGGGCCAGTTTCGTTACAGTATGGGTGGTTCATAGCTGGTGGGTTCACCATGATTGTTGGGTTGGCAATGGCTGAAATTTGCTCTTCTTACCCAACTTCTGGTGGTCTCTACTATTGGAGTGCAAAGCTTGCTGGTCCTAATTGGGCACCCTTTGCATCTTGGATCACTGGCTG GTTCAACATTGTTGGTCAG TGGGCTGTTACAACCAGTGTAGATTTCTCACTTGCACAGCTGATTCAGGTTATCATTCTCCTAAGCACAGGTGGAAAAAATGGTGGTGGATATGAAGCATCCAAGTATGTAGTTATTGCTATGCATGGGGGGATTTTACTCCTGCATGCTGCACTAAATAGTCTTCCCATCTCACTCTTATCTTTCTTCGGACAGCTGGCTGCTGCCTGGAATCTTGTAG GTGTTGTGGTTCTTACAATACTCATTCCCCTTGTTGCAACGGAAAGGGCTAGTGCCAAGTTTGTGTTTACACACTTCAACACTGATAATGGGGATGGAATCAATAGTAAAGCTTACATTTTTGTTCTGGGGCTTTTGATGAGTCAATATACCCTCACTGGGTATGACGCATCTGCTCATATG ACAGAGGAAACTAAGAATGCTGATAAGAATGGACCAAAAGGAATAATTAGCGCCATCGGGATATCAGTTATATTTGGATGGTTTTACATACTTGGTATCACCTTTGCAGTTACCAACATCTCTTACCTTTTGAGTGAAGACAATGATGCTGGCGGTTATGCCATTGCTGAAATATTTTACCTAGCTTTTAAGAGAAGATATGGCAGTGGGGTTGGTGGAATTATCTGTTTGGGAGTGGTTGCCGTTGCCATATTCTTCTGTGGAATGAGTTCCGTTACAAGCAACTCTAG GATGGCCTATGCGTTTTCTAGAGATGGAGCCATGCCACTCTCATCACTTTGGCACAAAGTGAACAATCAGGAGGTCCCCATAAATGCTGTTTGGCTCTCTGTGGTCATATCATTCTGCATGGCATTGACG TATCTTGGAAGTGAGGTGGCATTTCAGGCCATGGTTTCTATTGCTACGATTGGGCTGTACATTGCTTACGCCCTACCCATCTTCTTCAGGGTGACTTTGGCACGCAAGTCTTTTATCCCGGGACCATTCAACTTGGGTCGCTATGGTGTCCTTGTTGGATGGATTGCAGTCCTCTGGGTAGCAACTATCTCAATCCTCTTCTCATTGCCTGTAACCTACCCCATCACTAACGAGACACTCAACTACACTCCTGTTGCTGTTGGTGGCTTGCTAATTCTTACCATCTCTTCTTGGATCTTGAGTGCTCGTCATTGGTTCAGAGGTCCTGTAACCAATGTAGAAAGCTAA
- the LOC133705088 gene encoding amino-acid permease BAT1 homolog isoform X3 — protein sequence MGGGTTDPNEDTAGVYLPLRNDDGIVNDSGDSRLKQLGYKQELSRTLSLIANFSVTFSIVSVLTGLTTMYSSGLTYGGPVTMVYGWPVVGMLTLTVGMSMAEICSAYPTSGGLYFWSARLCGQDWGPLASWLTG from the exons ATGGGAGGCGGAACGACAGATCCGAATGAAGATACAGCAGGTGTTTATCTCCCCCTTCGGAATGACGATGGCATTGTTAATGATTCGGGTGACAGTCGATTGAAACAGCTGGGTTACAAGCAAGAACTTAGCCGTACCCTCTC GCTAATTGCAAATTTCTCAGTGACCTTCTCCATTGTGTCAGTCCTCACTGGTCTGACAACGATGTACAGTTCGGGTCTAACCTATGGCGGGCCAGTTACGATGGTATATGGGTGGCCGGTAGTGGGTATGCTGACCCTCACCGTGGGGATGTCAATGGCCGAGATTTGCTCTGCTTATCCCACTTCTGGAGGGCTTTACTTTTGGAGTGCAAGGCTTTGTGGCCAAGATTGGGGGCCTCTTGCTTCTTGGCTCACTGGCTG a
- the LOC133705088 gene encoding amino-acid permease BAT1 homolog isoform X4, with product MGGGTTDPNEDTAGVYLPLRNDDGIVNDSGDSRLKQLGYKQELSRTLSLIANFSVTFSIVSVLTGLTTMYSSGLTYGGPVTMVYGWPVVGMLTLTVGMSMAEICSAYPTSGGLYFWSARLCGQDWGPLASWLTG from the exons ATGGGAGGCGGAACGACAGATCCGAATGAAGATACAGCAGGTGTTTATCTCCCCCTTCGGAATGACGATGGCATTGTTAATGATTCGGGTGACAGTCGATTGAAACAGCTGGGTTACAAGCAAGAACTTAGCCGTACCCTCTC GCTAATTGCAAATTTCTCAGTGACCTTCTCCATTGTGTCAGTCCTCACTGGTCTGACAACGATGTACAGTTCGGGTCTAACCTATGGCGGGCCAGTTACGATGGTATATGGGTGGCCGGTAGTGGGTATGCTGACCCTCACCGTGGGGATGTCAATGGCCGAGATTTGCTCTGCTTATCCCACTTCTGGAGGGCTTTACTTTTGGAGTGCAAGGCTTTGTGGCCAAGATTGGGGGCCTCTTGCTTCTTGGCTCACTGGCTG A